One genomic region from Argentina anserina chromosome 2, drPotAnse1.1, whole genome shotgun sequence encodes:
- the LOC126783190 gene encoding protein trichome birefringence-like 12 translates to MSMAPKLLSPLFPWLILLTLLLFFLHSSLLSSSQPKRIPTLPSCDYSNGRWVQDPDRTPVYDETCPFHRNAWNCLRNKRDNMGLINSWKWVPRDCVLPRIDPVRFLGLMRNRNIGFVGDSLNENMLVSFLCTLRVADLGAKKWKRRGAWRGAYFPKFNVTVGYHRAVLLSKYEWQPKQHADGDQDGLKGIYRVDVDIPSDDWANIGDFYDVLVFNTGHWWGFDKFPKETPLTFYRAGDPIFPPLDILSGFKVVVENMASYIHNKIHQKTLKLWRLQSPRHFHGGDWNQNGSCLFNKPLEEQQLDLWFDPSNNGPNKEERLLNHLIEDALQGTDIQLLNLTRLSEFRADAHPAIWLGQKDAVKVWGQDCMHWCLPGVPDTWVDILTELICTSLDIG, encoded by the exons ATGTCAATGGCTCCGAAGCTACTGTCACCCCTCTTCCCATGGCTCATTCTCCTAACCCtccttctcttcttcctccacTCCTCCCTCCTCTCCTCGTCTCAACCCAAGCGAATCCCCACTTTACCCTCCTGCGACTACTCTAACGGCCGCTGGGTCCAAGACCCCGACCGCACACCCGTGTACGACGAGACCTGCCCGTTTCATCGTAACGCCTGGAACTGTCTGAGGAACAAGAGGGACAACATGGGTCTCATCAATTCATGGAAATGGGTGCCTCGTGATTGCGTGTTACCTCGGATCGACCCGGTTCGGTTTCTGGGTCTGATGAGGAACAGGAACATTGGGTTTGTCGGTGACTCCTTGAATGAGAATATGTTGGTGTCGTTTTTGTGCACGCTTAGAGTTGCGGATTTGGGGGCTAAGAAGTGGAAGAGGAGAGGGGCTTGGAGGGGTGCTTATTTTCCCAAGTTCAATGTTACTGTTGGGTACCATCGAGCTGTCTTGCTCTCTAAATATGA GTGGCAGCCAAAACAGCATGCAGATGGTGATCAAGATGGACTGAAAGGAATTTATCGAGTGGATGTTGATATTCCTTCTGATGATTGGGCAAACATTGGTGATTTCTATGACGTCCTTGTTTTCAACACTGGCCATTG GTGGGGCTTTGATAAATTCCCGAAAGAGACTCCTCTTACTTTCTATCGCGCGGGTGACCCAATATTTCCTCCACTTGATATATTAAGTGGATTTAAAGTTGTTGTCGAGAATATGGCTTCATACATACATAACAAAATTCATCAGAAGACATTGAAGTTATGGCGTTTACAATCACCGAGACATTTTCATGGGGGTGACTGGAATCAAAATGGCAGTTGCTTGTTTAATAAACCCCTTGAGGAGCAGCAG CTTGACTTGTGGTTTGATCCCAGCAACAATGGACCAAATAAGGAAGAAAGACTGCTGAATCATCTCATAGAAGACGCATTGCAAGGAACTGATATTCAATTGCTGAACCTGACTCGTCTGAGTGAGTTCAGAGCAGATGCCCATCCAGCAATTTGGTTGGGACAGAAAGATGCTGTCAAAGTCTGGGGCCAGGATTGCATGCACTGGTGCTTACCTGGTGTACCAGATACATGGGTTGACATTTTAACAGAACTGATCTGTACCAGTTTGGATATTGGATGA